The following are encoded in a window of Acidimicrobiales bacterium genomic DNA:
- the recA gene encoding recombinase RecA produces the protein MERDKALSMALGQIEKQFGKGSVMKMGEKGTMAIESIPTGSIALDVALGVGGLPRGRVTEIYGPESSGKSTLAMHVVAEAQRNGGICAYIDAEHAMDPVYARAIGVDVDELLISQPDTGEQALEIADMLVRSGALDVVVIDSVAALTPKAEIEGEMGDSHVGLQARLMSQALRKLTANLNRSHTICIFINQLREKIGVMFGCFDYHTRVTLADGTQEKIGKIVNQKLPVEVLSYDPELDAVVPKRVTNWFDNGRTDEFLRFTVAKPSGNGRSQFACTPNHLIRTPGGWREAQELAPGDRVMQTVSERLSDFQWQVVLGGLMGDGALSPSRSGHAARFRWGHGAAQAPYSDWKAELFANIGTSRTANAKGAVFHDLSPLPELAELRDATYVGGRKVLSDDYLKGLTPLSLAIWYMDDGGFSLRPKGLQARTHGGSGRSEICVQAIEAGSRRRLVEYLADTWDLHPTLSSRGTRGQAVLTFSKDETAKLHALIAPFVHPSMQHKLLPAYQGRFEVEPVFADQRQVLMPLPVIDITTGPPHGGATHRFDIEVDGTHNYFVDGTMVHNSPETTPGGRALKFYSSIRIDIRRIESIKDGVEVVGNRTRCKVVKNKCVAAGTTVFDPVSGLTQRIEDIVEHEQGGHVVAADKVGGLHVRPITQRFDQGEAETIGLHLRDGTELWVTPDHKVMTDRGWVEAGELDTGDRLARPRTFLGFGDVEPVPVDHARLLGYLIGDGYVGGKTPISFVNTDAEYIEDVSDIARSLGCEVHQRGRGYDYALSHRPGEQNGVLALVRWAGIHGHLASEKRIPASFFAPEVSSEVVANLIFGLWASDGYVTREQTGGIRIGFTTTSEQLAHQIHWQLLRWGIGSSVRSYDPSARRPSLVEGRRIQAKQVVWEVRISGIENVERYAEVIPMWGRKGEAVSAALAEAGEGRHRGSQRNYLPVAVTEPVLAYLRGRGMAPAEAAALVGPGAGDPRGGLKQVLGTSRLRRDRVRALADALESSFLDEILAEQVWFDQIVEVSPAEWRPIYDVEVDEHHTFVANDIVVSNCAPPFKQAEFDIMYGQGISREGSVLDLGVDLGIVKKAGAWYTYEGEQLGQGRENAKGFLHDNPEIMVEISERVRTQVGIGVDAEAEAEGDGEDAAGVEAMTDADDEPITLDD, from the coding sequence GTGGAACGAGACAAGGCACTGTCCATGGCCCTCGGCCAGATCGAGAAGCAGTTCGGCAAGGGCTCGGTCATGAAGATGGGCGAGAAGGGCACGATGGCGATCGAATCGATCCCCACCGGTTCCATCGCCCTCGACGTGGCCCTGGGGGTGGGGGGCCTCCCCCGAGGGCGCGTCACCGAGATCTACGGGCCCGAATCATCGGGCAAGTCCACCTTGGCCATGCACGTGGTGGCCGAGGCCCAGCGCAACGGCGGCATCTGCGCCTACATCGACGCCGAGCACGCCATGGACCCGGTCTATGCCCGCGCCATCGGGGTCGATGTCGACGAGCTGTTGATCTCCCAGCCCGACACCGGCGAGCAGGCCCTCGAGATCGCCGACATGTTGGTGCGCTCGGGAGCGCTCGACGTGGTGGTCATCGACTCGGTCGCCGCGCTCACCCCCAAGGCCGAGATCGAAGGCGAGATGGGCGACAGCCACGTCGGTCTGCAGGCCCGGCTCATGTCCCAGGCGCTGCGCAAGCTCACCGCCAACCTCAACCGGTCCCACACCATCTGCATCTTCATCAACCAGCTCCGCGAGAAGATCGGGGTGATGTTCGGGTGCTTCGACTACCACACCCGGGTCACCCTGGCCGACGGCACCCAGGAGAAGATCGGCAAGATCGTCAACCAGAAGCTCCCGGTCGAGGTCCTGTCCTATGACCCCGAGCTCGATGCCGTGGTGCCCAAGCGGGTCACCAACTGGTTCGACAACGGACGCACCGACGAGTTCCTCCGGTTCACCGTCGCCAAGCCGTCGGGCAACGGGCGATCACAGTTCGCCTGCACCCCCAACCACCTCATCCGCACACCCGGCGGGTGGCGGGAGGCCCAGGAGCTGGCGCCGGGCGACCGGGTCATGCAGACGGTCTCCGAGCGGTTGTCCGACTTCCAGTGGCAGGTCGTGCTCGGGGGGTTGATGGGCGACGGAGCCCTGTCGCCGAGCCGCAGCGGCCACGCCGCTCGCTTTCGATGGGGCCACGGGGCTGCTCAGGCCCCCTACTCCGACTGGAAGGCCGAGCTGTTCGCCAACATCGGCACCAGCCGCACCGCCAACGCCAAGGGCGCGGTGTTCCACGACCTGTCGCCGCTTCCCGAGCTGGCCGAGCTGCGCGACGCCACCTATGTGGGCGGCCGCAAGGTGCTCAGCGACGACTACCTCAAGGGCCTCACGCCGCTGTCGCTGGCCATCTGGTACATGGACGACGGTGGCTTCAGCCTGCGGCCCAAGGGGCTGCAGGCCCGCACCCACGGCGGCAGTGGGCGCTCGGAGATCTGCGTCCAGGCCATCGAGGCAGGGTCTCGTCGGCGTCTGGTCGAGTACCTGGCCGACACCTGGGACCTGCACCCGACGCTGAGCTCGCGTGGGACCCGGGGCCAGGCGGTGCTCACCTTCTCCAAGGACGAGACGGCCAAGCTGCACGCGCTGATCGCCCCGTTCGTGCATCCCTCGATGCAGCACAAGCTGCTGCCCGCCTACCAGGGCCGTTTCGAGGTCGAGCCGGTCTTCGCCGACCAGCGCCAGGTGCTCATGCCCCTGCCGGTCATCGACATCACCACCGGCCCACCACACGGTGGAGCCACCCACCGCTTCGACATCGAGGTCGACGGCACCCACAACTACTTCGTCGACGGCACCATGGTGCACAACTCACCCGAGACCACTCCAGGTGGGCGGGCGCTGAAGTTCTACTCGTCGATCCGCATCGACATCCGCCGCATCGAGTCGATCAAGGACGGCGTCGAGGTGGTGGGCAACCGCACCCGGTGCAAGGTCGTGAAGAACAAGTGCGTCGCCGCGGGTACCACGGTGTTCGATCCGGTCAGCGGGCTCACCCAGCGGATTGAAGACATCGTCGAACACGAGCAGGGAGGCCACGTTGTGGCTGCCGACAAAGTCGGTGGGCTCCACGTCCGTCCCATCACCCAGCGGTTCGACCAAGGTGAGGCGGAGACGATCGGCCTGCACCTTCGTGACGGCACCGAGCTGTGGGTCACACCCGACCACAAGGTCATGACCGACCGCGGCTGGGTCGAGGCCGGCGAGCTCGACACGGGTGATCGCCTCGCCCGCCCTCGCACCTTCCTCGGCTTCGGCGACGTCGAACCAGTCCCGGTCGACCATGCCCGCCTGCTGGGGTACCTCATCGGTGATGGCTATGTCGGTGGCAAGACCCCGATCTCCTTCGTCAACACCGATGCCGAGTACATCGAGGACGTGAGCGACATCGCCCGGTCCCTCGGCTGCGAGGTGCATCAGCGGGGCCGTGGCTACGACTACGCCCTCTCGCACCGTCCAGGCGAACAGAATGGCGTACTCGCTCTCGTCCGTTGGGCAGGGATCCATGGCCACCTTGCATCCGAGAAGCGCATCCCGGCGTCCTTCTTCGCTCCCGAGGTGTCCTCGGAGGTCGTTGCCAATCTCATCTTCGGGCTGTGGGCCAGTGATGGCTATGTCACCCGAGAGCAGACCGGTGGAATCCGCATCGGGTTCACCACCACATCCGAACAGCTCGCCCATCAGATCCACTGGCAGTTGTTGCGGTGGGGCATCGGCAGCTCGGTCCGCTCCTACGATCCGAGCGCCCGGCGCCCGAGTCTGGTGGAGGGACGCCGGATCCAGGCCAAGCAGGTCGTGTGGGAGGTACGTATCTCGGGCATCGAGAACGTCGAGCGCTACGCCGAGGTCATCCCCATGTGGGGCCGCAAGGGCGAGGCAGTGAGCGCTGCGTTGGCCGAGGCAGGCGAGGGCCGACACCGCGGCTCCCAGCGCAACTATCTGCCTGTGGCAGTGACCGAGCCGGTGCTGGCCTATCTGCGAGGTCGGGGGATGGCCCCCGCAGAGGCAGCGGCATTGGTGGGTCCTGGGGCAGGGGACCCGAGGGGCGGGCTCAAGCAGGTGCTCGGAACGAGCCGCTTGCGTCGCGACCGCGTCCGAGCACTCGCCGATGCGCTCGAAAGCTCCTTCCTGGATGAGATCCTCGCTGAGCAGGTCTGGTTCGACCAGATCGTCGAGGTCTCACCCGCCGAGTGGCGTCCGATCTATGACGTCGAGGTCGACGAGCACCACACCTTCGTGGCCAACGACATCGTGGTGTCGAACTGCGCCCCGCCGTTCAAGCAAGCGGAGTTCGACATCATGTATGGCCAGGGCATCAGCCGCGAGGGATCGGTCCTCGACCTCGGTGTCGACCTCGGCATCGTGAAGAAGGCGGGGGCTTGGTACACCTACGAGGGCGAACAGCTCGGCCAGGGTCGCGAGAACGCCAAGGGGTTCCTGCACGACAACCCCGAGATCATGGTCGAGATCTCCGAGCGGGTCCGGACCCAGGTCGGCATCGGCGTCGACGCCGAGGCCGAGGCCGAGGGCGACGGCGAGGATGCCGCCGGGGTCGAGGCCATGACCGACGCCGACGACGAGCCCATCACCCTCGATGACTGA
- the msrB gene encoding peptide-methionine (R)-S-oxide reductase MsrB, with product MADNTTDDTTDDTTDTVSPIAVDEDELRARLTPEQFEVARRAGTERAFSGAYWDTKEPGTYRCVVCDLELFRSDTKYDSGSGWPSFWEPISPDRVTLHTDTSHGMTRTEARCARCDSHLGHVFPDGPRPTGDRFCMNSASLALEPDEH from the coding sequence ATGGCCGACAACACCACCGACGACACCACCGACGACACCACCGACACGGTCTCCCCCATCGCGGTCGACGAGGACGAGCTGCGCGCCCGCCTCACCCCCGAGCAGTTCGAGGTCGCACGCCGCGCCGGCACCGAACGGGCCTTCAGCGGCGCCTACTGGGACACCAAGGAGCCCGGCACCTACCGCTGCGTCGTCTGCGACCTCGAGCTCTTCCGGTCCGACACCAAATACGACTCGGGCTCGGGCTGGCCCAGCTTCTGGGAGCCGATCTCGCCCGACCGGGTCACCCTCCACACCGACACCAGCCACGGGATGACCCGCACCGAAGCCCGGTGCGCGCGGTGTGACTCCCACCTCGGCCACGTGTTCCCCGACGGCCCCCGACCCACCGGCGACCGCTTCTGCATGAACTCGGCGTCGCTCGCCCTCGAACCCGATGAGCACTGA
- a CDS encoding sensor domain-containing diguanylate cyclase, with protein MLLPTLGMLAMATVLASEALTTRDSARRVDARVATLGALADARVVLVNERTTSGVLVFATELGFDEEELLDFTGTDHRSELLASRTAVDTSAILRSLPAMADHRSRLHDVREAVDEGTASSSQVVSIYDDLTAAVDQAWTDEFDQLQDDLRSGEVTGSLQNRAGALRAAFAAQRWGMTQASLVIELYETETSDPATEIQVIAAGARYHAAVETLEDVRGPIANEVWDDYLSDPAVRRFGRDLEEVEEELVSGPSLVLEDPATFQQSLADAEVWAAGLGDLVRAAAQDLSTETVQQERDAANSLQVRVGAAGVLTLLSLAGAVLLTRNMTRPVRRLEEAASQIRAGQFDLEPIETGGPRELADTAVAFNEMTATLASVETYATTLADAPEDPLLDHPIPGRTGQALQVALNRLRSSIRQAEKRRGELEVVATHDALTGLFNRSAALTMIGHDLAAAERSDGAVMALFIDLDEFKPINDQYGHAAGDDALRLVADALRETTREADVVARIGGDEFLVAGAVADDAGEVEGLAERIRDAIGSTRLGTVDGPIGLHCSIGMALSLPGDSVDLLVQRADAAMYDAKKQGRDRIAWARSERMRPSQP; from the coding sequence GTGCTCCTCCCCACCCTCGGGATGCTCGCCATGGCGACTGTCTTGGCGAGCGAAGCCCTCACCACCCGAGACAGCGCGCGACGGGTCGATGCGCGTGTCGCGACCCTCGGCGCGCTCGCCGACGCGAGGGTGGTGCTCGTCAACGAACGAACCACCTCAGGCGTGCTGGTCTTCGCCACCGAGCTCGGCTTCGACGAGGAGGAGCTCCTCGACTTCACGGGGACCGACCACCGCTCCGAGCTACTGGCGTCCCGAACGGCTGTCGACACGAGCGCCATCCTGCGCAGCCTTCCAGCGATGGCCGACCACCGCTCCCGCCTGCACGACGTGCGCGAGGCGGTCGACGAGGGGACCGCCTCGAGCTCCCAGGTCGTGTCGATCTATGACGACCTCACTGCCGCGGTCGACCAGGCGTGGACCGACGAGTTCGACCAGCTCCAGGACGACCTGCGATCCGGGGAGGTCACCGGTTCGCTCCAGAACCGAGCCGGTGCGCTGCGCGCGGCCTTCGCGGCCCAGCGGTGGGGGATGACGCAAGCGTCGTTGGTGATCGAGCTGTACGAGACCGAGACGTCCGACCCCGCGACTGAGATCCAGGTGATCGCAGCAGGTGCCCGCTACCATGCGGCGGTCGAGACCCTTGAGGATGTCCGCGGCCCCATTGCGAACGAGGTCTGGGACGACTACCTGAGCGACCCCGCCGTCCGACGTTTCGGTCGCGACCTCGAGGAGGTCGAGGAGGAACTGGTCTCCGGCCCGTCGCTGGTGCTGGAGGACCCGGCCACCTTCCAACAGTCACTCGCCGACGCCGAGGTCTGGGCCGCGGGACTCGGAGACCTGGTGCGGGCTGCGGCACAGGACCTGAGCACGGAGACCGTCCAGCAGGAGCGCGACGCCGCGAACAGTCTGCAGGTGCGCGTCGGCGCCGCCGGCGTCCTCACCCTCCTCTCGCTTGCCGGCGCGGTTCTGCTCACGAGGAACATGACCCGTCCGGTCCGGCGCCTCGAGGAGGCGGCAAGCCAGATCCGGGCTGGCCAGTTCGACCTCGAGCCGATCGAGACCGGCGGGCCACGCGAGTTGGCCGACACCGCGGTGGCGTTCAACGAGATGACCGCCACCCTCGCCAGCGTGGAGACCTACGCCACCACTCTGGCCGACGCACCCGAGGACCCGTTGCTCGACCACCCCATCCCGGGTCGCACGGGCCAGGCCCTGCAGGTTGCGCTCAACCGGCTGCGCTCGTCGATCCGCCAGGCCGAGAAACGCCGAGGGGAGCTCGAGGTGGTGGCGACCCACGATGCCCTCACGGGACTGTTCAACCGCTCCGCTGCGTTGACGATGATCGGACACGACCTGGCAGCCGCCGAGCGCTCCGACGGTGCGGTCATGGCGCTGTTCATCGACCTCGACGAGTTCAAGCCCATCAACGACCAGTACGGCCACGCCGCCGGCGACGATGCCCTCCGCCTCGTCGCCGATGCCCTTCGCGAGACCACGCGCGAGGCCGATGTCGTCGCCCGTATCGGTGGTGACGAGTTCCTCGTCGCCGGCGCGGTCGCCGACGATGCTGGCGAGGTCGAAGGCCTCGCCGAGCGCATCCGCGACGCGATCGGGTCCACCCGACTCGGCACCGTGGACGGACCGATCGGTCTGCACTGCAGCATCGGCATGGCCCTGAGCCTTCCCGGCGACAGCGTCGACCTGCTCGTCCAGCGCGCCGACGCGGCGATGTACGACGCCAAGAAGCAGGGACGCGACCGCATCGCCTGGGCCCGGTCCGAGCGAATGAGGCCCTCCCAGCCCTAG
- the ppsA gene encoding phosphoenolpyruvate synthase — protein sequence MTTAAKSTTWCRWFADLTNDDVAEVGGKNASLGEMVRELGELGVKVPDGFATTADAYRTFLTANDLDDKIAKEIGRFRDGTRLSTVGKKIRDLILKAELPGPLAEAITSHYGELSQRAGRHDGLDVAVRSSATAEDLPDASFAGQQDTFLNIRGPDALLDAVRRCYASLFNNRAIAYREEKGFDHLEVALSVGVQRMVRSDEASAGVMFTIDTETGFPDAVLIDAAYGLGESVVGGLVDPDEYRVFKPLLHDPDRPGLVPIISKKLGTKSTKIVYAEGGDDPGADPTATVDTDEADQTRFVLDDRAIIELAHAALTIEHHYGRPMDIEWAKDGPDGDLFIVQARPETVAASRQTSSIHTYRIHEHPEPLVTGEAIGQSIGSGEVTVIDSPADGDKLPDGGVLVTGMTDPDWVPIMKRAGAIVTDHGGRTSHAAIVSRELGVTAVIGTGDATERLKGAGVVTVSCAEGSTGKVYEGELDYDVVDHDLTDIPETHTKVMLNLAEPDGALRWWQLPADGIGLARMEFVIGQHVQAHPLALLHPDRVESDDDRARIDELVRGFPDPTTYFVETLARGLASIAASQHPRKVIVRMSDFKTNEYAELVGGRAFEPHEENPMIGWRGASRYYHDNYRDGFALECQAIRLARETIGMDNIVVMIPFCRTLTEADAVLATLAEHDLIRGAHGLEIYVMAEIPANALLAEEFAAHFDGFSIGSNDLTQLVLGVDRDSDILGSEFDEFDPAVRKAIEMIIDGGHARGKPVGLCGQAPSDHPEFAEFLVEAGIDSMSVTPDSFLSVKQHVATAEREHRHDPRSEEHRG from the coding sequence ATGACCACCGCCGCGAAGTCCACCACGTGGTGCCGGTGGTTCGCGGACCTGACCAACGACGACGTCGCCGAGGTCGGAGGCAAGAACGCCTCGCTCGGTGAGATGGTCCGCGAGCTCGGCGAACTGGGCGTCAAGGTGCCCGATGGCTTCGCCACCACCGCCGACGCGTACCGCACCTTTCTCACCGCGAACGATCTCGACGACAAGATCGCCAAGGAGATCGGCCGCTTCCGCGACGGCACCAGGCTCTCCACCGTCGGCAAGAAGATCCGCGACCTGATCCTCAAGGCCGAGCTGCCCGGCCCGCTCGCCGAGGCGATCACCAGCCACTACGGCGAGCTGAGCCAGCGCGCCGGACGCCACGACGGCCTCGACGTCGCCGTGCGCTCCAGCGCCACCGCCGAAGACCTGCCCGACGCCAGCTTCGCCGGCCAGCAGGACACCTTCCTCAACATCCGCGGTCCCGACGCGCTGCTCGACGCGGTCCGTCGGTGCTATGCATCGCTGTTCAACAACCGGGCCATCGCCTACCGCGAGGAGAAGGGGTTCGACCACCTCGAGGTCGCGCTGTCGGTCGGCGTGCAGCGCATGGTGCGCTCCGACGAGGCCAGCGCCGGGGTGATGTTCACCATCGACACCGAGACCGGCTTCCCCGACGCCGTGCTCATCGACGCCGCCTACGGGCTCGGCGAGTCGGTCGTCGGCGGCCTCGTCGACCCCGACGAGTACCGGGTGTTCAAGCCCCTGCTCCACGACCCCGACCGCCCCGGCCTCGTCCCCATCATCTCCAAGAAGCTCGGCACCAAGTCGACCAAGATCGTCTACGCGGAGGGGGGCGACGATCCCGGCGCCGATCCCACCGCGACCGTCGACACCGACGAGGCCGACCAGACCCGGTTCGTGCTCGACGACCGCGCCATCATCGAGCTGGCCCACGCCGCGCTCACCATCGAGCACCACTACGGCCGGCCCATGGACATCGAGTGGGCCAAGGACGGTCCCGACGGCGACCTGTTCATCGTCCAGGCCCGTCCCGAGACCGTCGCCGCCTCCCGCCAGACCTCCAGCATCCACACCTACCGCATCCACGAGCACCCCGAGCCCCTGGTCACCGGGGAGGCCATCGGCCAGTCGATCGGTAGCGGCGAGGTCACCGTCATCGACTCCCCCGCCGACGGCGACAAGCTGCCCGACGGCGGCGTCCTGGTCACCGGCATGACCGACCCCGACTGGGTGCCGATCATGAAGCGCGCCGGCGCCATCGTCACCGACCACGGTGGTCGCACCTCCCACGCCGCCATCGTCTCCCGCGAGCTGGGCGTCACCGCGGTGATCGGCACCGGCGACGCGACCGAGCGGCTCAAGGGTGCCGGCGTCGTCACCGTGTCCTGTGCCGAGGGCAGCACCGGCAAGGTCTACGAGGGCGAGCTCGACTACGACGTCGTCGACCACGATCTCACCGACATCCCCGAGACCCACACCAAGGTCATGCTCAACCTGGCCGAGCCCGACGGGGCGCTGCGCTGGTGGCAGCTGCCCGCCGACGGCATCGGCCTGGCCCGCATGGAGTTCGTCATCGGCCAGCACGTCCAGGCCCACCCTCTCGCACTCCTGCACCCGGACCGGGTCGAGTCCGACGACGACCGGGCCCGCATCGACGAACTGGTGCGCGGGTTCCCCGACCCCACGACCTACTTCGTCGAGACGCTCGCCCGCGGGCTGGCCTCGATCGCCGCGTCGCAGCACCCCCGCAAGGTGATCGTGCGGATGAGCGACTTCAAGACCAACGAGTACGCCGAGCTGGTCGGTGGGCGCGCCTTCGAGCCCCACGAGGAGAACCCCATGATCGGGTGGCGGGGCGCCAGCCGCTACTACCACGACAACTACCGCGACGGGTTCGCCCTCGAGTGCCAGGCCATCCGCCTCGCCCGCGAGACCATCGGGATGGACAACATCGTCGTGATGATCCCCTTCTGTCGGACCTTGACCGAAGCCGACGCCGTGCTCGCCACCCTCGCCGAGCACGACCTGATCCGGGGCGCCCACGGCCTCGAGATCTACGTCATGGCCGAGATCCCCGCGAACGCACTGCTGGCCGAGGAGTTCGCCGCCCACTTCGACGGGTTCTCGATCGGGTCCAACGATCTCACCCAGCTCGTGCTCGGAGTCGACCGCGACTCCGACATCCTCGGCAGCGAGTTCGACGAGTTCGACCCCGCGGTGCGCAAGGCGATCGAGATGATCATCGACGGTGGCCACGCCAGGGGCAAGCCGGTCGGGTTGTGTGGCCAGGCCCCGAGCGACCACCCCGAGTTCGCCGAGTTCCTCGTCGAGGCCGGCATCGACTCGATGTCGGTCACCCCCGACAGCTTCCTCTCGGTGAAGCAGCACGTGGCCACCGCCGAGCGCGAACATCGTCACGACCCGCGCTCGGAGGAGCATCGGGGCTGA
- a CDS encoding DUF6186 family protein yields the protein MMRGLPPADRTTNLVIWVVLWTLFFGWTAFTALRHDLPRFATLVSAFRQRRWARWALLAAWAWLGWHLFVRTWVGAHGEP from the coding sequence ATGATGCGGGGACTGCCACCCGCCGACCGAACCACCAACCTGGTGATCTGGGTGGTGCTGTGGACCCTGTTCTTCGGCTGGACCGCGTTCACCGCCCTCCGCCACGACCTCCCGCGCTTCGCGACGCTGGTCTCGGCCTTCCGCCAGCGTCGCTGGGCTCGCTGGGCCCTGCTGGCGGCGTGGGCCTGGCTGGGCTGGCACCTGTTCGTGCGCACCTGGGTCGGCGCCCACGGCGAGCCCTGA
- a CDS encoding LLM class F420-dependent oxidoreductase, protein MRFIFWTNNGQPWDDILAGARHAEATGWDGVYVVDHFMPNAEDTSGPMHEGWTLVSALAALVPRVDIGVLVTGNTYRHPAVLAKMAATADHVSGGRIVLGLGAGWQENEHRAYGIEFSTVKGRLDRLDEACEVITSLFANPTTTFSGAHYQLVDAPLEPKPVRSPLPLLIGGGGEKRTMRIAAKYANRWNVWGTPDTLRHKNAVLDRHCEDLGRDPSEITRSAQGLLFVMDDEASAARMRERDIGRAALVGTPDQLVEIVADYRDAGVDELIVPDFTLPAGVAKHEVMDRFIETVGPALRG, encoded by the coding sequence ATGCGCTTCATCTTCTGGACCAACAACGGACAGCCGTGGGACGACATCCTCGCCGGCGCCCGCCACGCCGAGGCCACCGGGTGGGACGGCGTGTACGTGGTCGATCATTTCATGCCCAACGCCGAGGACACCTCCGGTCCGATGCACGAGGGCTGGACGCTGGTGAGCGCGCTGGCTGCCCTGGTGCCCCGGGTCGACATCGGGGTGCTGGTCACCGGCAACACCTACCGGCACCCGGCGGTGCTGGCCAAGATGGCCGCCACCGCCGACCACGTCAGCGGTGGTCGCATCGTCCTCGGTCTCGGGGCCGGCTGGCAGGAGAACGAGCACCGGGCCTACGGCATCGAGTTCTCGACGGTGAAGGGTCGCCTCGACCGCCTCGACGAGGCCTGCGAGGTCATCACCTCGCTGTTCGCCAACCCCACCACGACCTTCTCGGGCGCGCACTACCAGTTGGTCGACGCGCCGCTCGAGCCCAAGCCGGTGCGCTCCCCGCTACCGCTGCTGATCGGCGGAGGAGGCGAGAAGCGCACCATGCGCATCGCGGCGAAGTACGCCAACCGCTGGAACGTGTGGGGCACCCCCGACACCCTCCGGCACAAGAACGCGGTGCTCGATCGCCACTGCGAGGACCTCGGGCGCGACCCCTCCGAGATCACCCGGTCGGCTCAGGGGCTGCTGTTCGTGATGGACGACGAGGCGTCGGCGGCCAGGATGCGCGAACGTGACATCGGCCGGGCGGCGCTCGTCGGCACCCCGGACCAGCTGGTGGAGATCGTGGCTGACTACCGCGACGCCGGGGTCGACGAGCTGATCGTCCCCGACTTCACCCTCCCCGCGGGGGTGGCAAAGCACGAGGTGATGGACCGCTTCATCGAGACGGTCGGCCCGGCCCTGCGGGGATGA
- a CDS encoding VOC family protein, with the protein MLDHVSIQCADVPVSSEFYDAVLAPLGVSRVLDFGAVIGYGIGAKPSFWLGPLVDQGTNRPIHIAFAAADREAVRTFFGAAVVAGAEVLHNPRVWPEYHPGYYAAFVRDPDGHNIEAVCHDLP; encoded by the coding sequence GTGCTCGACCATGTGTCGATCCAGTGCGCCGACGTGCCGGTCAGCTCCGAGTTCTACGACGCGGTGCTGGCGCCGCTGGGCGTCTCCAGGGTCTTGGACTTCGGCGCGGTGATCGGGTACGGCATCGGCGCCAAGCCCAGCTTCTGGCTGGGCCCCCTGGTCGACCAGGGCACCAACCGGCCGATCCACATCGCCTTCGCCGCTGCCGACCGCGAGGCGGTGCGGACCTTCTTCGGAGCAGCGGTCGTGGCGGGCGCCGAGGTGCTGCACAACCCCAGGGTGTGGCCCGAGTACCACCCCGGCTACTACGCCGCGTTCGTGCGCGACCCCGACGGTCACAACATCGAAGCCGTTTGTCACGACCTGCCCTGA